A genomic segment from Maniola jurtina chromosome 16, ilManJurt1.1, whole genome shotgun sequence encodes:
- the LOC123873403 gene encoding putative uncharacterized protein DDB_G0290521 → MDYLISLLLVLPCVRAGVYPSGPSSFGLGGGLIDLRSHAYPVYASDSSGEEYEAFAVATLPQHPPVRIVQIFSPPHRQPALGRPRRPARRPRPQPDADAYSTHNERRYEPVEYEEVYASEEEARPKYSYSKSRDQFEDEDTVVMYARPNRSGGYTYRRAQSARVTTPLATPAPSPAVVLMPAAAPSPTAVLVPEPSPSPTPTPTPTPRARQSEPVIIRIHKYRVIH, encoded by the exons ATGGACTACTTG ATCTCACTGCTGCTAGTGCTGCCCTGCGTACGCGCAGGCGTCTACCCGAGCGGACCGAGCTCCTTCGGACTGGGCGGCGGGTTGATAGACCTGCGCAGCCACGCCTACCCGGTGTACGCCAGCGACTCCTCCGGGGAAGAGTACGAGGCCTTCGCCGTCGCCACGCTGCCGCAGCACCCGCCCGTGCGCATCGTGCAGATATTCTCGCCGCCGCACCGGCAGCCCGCGCTCGGGCGGCCGCGGCGCCCGGCGCGGCGCCCGCGCCCGCAGCCCGACGCGGACGCGTACTCGACCCACAACGAGCGGCGCTACGAGCCCGTCGAGTACGAGGAAGTCTACGCTTCCGAGGAAGAAGCCCGCCCCAAGTACTCCTACTCCAAATCTCGCGACCAGTTCGAGGACGAAGACACGGTGGTGATGTACGCGCGGCCCAACAGGAGCGGCGGCTACACGTACCGCCGCGCGCAGTCCGCTCGCGTGACGACGCCGCTGGCGACGCCCGCGCCGTCGCCCGCGGTCGTGCTCATGCCGGCGGCCGCGCCCTCGCCGACGGCCGTGCTGGTGCCGGAGCCCTCGCCGTCGCCGACGCCCACGCCCACGCCCACGCCGCGCGCGAGGCAGTCGGAGCCGGTCATTATTAGAATTCATAAGTATAGGGTCATTCACTAG